One Peribacillus simplex NBRC 15720 = DSM 1321 genomic region harbors:
- a CDS encoding tyrosine-type recombinase/integrase, with the protein MVTKYYYYYCPEGTESRYELLVFNCEDEPFLPLTDHYHDCIGRIDKSSALSYLNHLLSFFSWLDHFSTYQGNRVQCNEPPEVIRVAVEDYLMVEMGCKVREKDNFRFVNRTSKSPNTVNLFLSAIKSFYKSLIRLKQYNYTNPLLDSYAILDDFKSQTVGVRKDKPRMPAEAGTEDAIPHRRLTDSYFKLINEEWQPEIIDDPYLPSQVYQAGKKVNWSLREVIIARMLFETGSRASEVIELTIGDYRSRKDFQEVSTFNKGSHGKRVKFLRFGKDTVKLLMQYINKERVQYDELQRTFDGLPDKAPIFLTELGTPFSYEAWYYHWDKAIKECEMKLNPHKTRHWFVTTRLREIYNTSKTEAGTKQKINELIKYIKWKNADTIKVYEHFFDEEKHRKAHDEMLENMKKSENAYVEQKKNKRLKNLTVLKNIEDIEMDPEIQALLDGLE; encoded by the coding sequence TTGGTCACGAAATATTATTATTACTACTGTCCTGAAGGGACTGAAAGCCGTTATGAATTATTAGTTTTTAATTGTGAAGATGAGCCCTTTCTACCTTTAACAGATCATTACCACGATTGTATAGGAAGAATTGATAAAAGTTCGGCTCTTTCCTATTTGAATCACCTTCTTTCTTTCTTTAGTTGGTTAGACCATTTTAGTACATATCAGGGAAACCGGGTTCAGTGTAACGAACCGCCCGAAGTCATACGAGTAGCTGTAGAAGATTATCTTATGGTTGAGATGGGATGTAAAGTTCGTGAAAAGGACAACTTTCGGTTTGTAAATCGTACTAGCAAAAGTCCTAATACCGTTAACCTTTTTCTATCAGCCATAAAATCATTCTATAAATCACTTATTCGGCTAAAACAGTACAATTATACGAACCCCTTATTAGATTCTTATGCAATTTTAGATGATTTTAAAAGTCAAACCGTAGGTGTAAGAAAGGATAAACCCCGTATGCCGGCTGAAGCAGGAACAGAAGATGCAATACCACATAGAAGGTTGACTGATTCATATTTTAAGCTAATAAATGAAGAATGGCAGCCTGAAATTATTGATGATCCTTACCTCCCTTCTCAGGTGTATCAAGCAGGTAAAAAGGTTAACTGGTCGTTAAGGGAAGTTATTATAGCTCGTATGCTCTTTGAAACAGGATCGAGAGCTTCAGAAGTTATTGAGTTAACCATTGGTGATTATCGCTCACGAAAAGATTTTCAAGAGGTGAGCACATTCAATAAAGGAAGTCACGGCAAAAGAGTGAAATTTCTACGATTTGGAAAAGATACTGTTAAATTACTGATGCAATATATCAATAAAGAACGAGTGCAGTATGACGAGTTACAACGTACTTTTGATGGGTTACCGGATAAAGCTCCAATATTCTTAACGGAACTTGGAACACCTTTCTCCTATGAAGCTTGGTATTACCACTGGGACAAGGCTATTAAAGAATGTGAAATGAAGTTGAATCCGCATAAAACAAGACACTGGTTTGTTACCACAAGGTTACGAGAAATCTATAATACCTCCAAGACAGAGGCTGGCACTAAACAAAAGATTAATGAACTTATTAAGTATATCAAGTGGAAAAATGCAGATACGATAAAGGTTTACGAACATTTTTTTGATGAAGAAAAGCATCGTAAAGCACACGATGAAATGTTGGAAAATATGAAAAAGTCAGAAAATGCATATGTAGAGCAAAAGAAAAATAAACGATTAAAAAATTTAACAGTTTTGAAAAATATCGAGGATATTGAAATGGACCCTGAAATACAAGCGTTATTAGATGGATTGGAGTGA
- a CDS encoding S66 peptidase family protein — protein MKPSRLQAGDEIRVIAPSRSLAIVKGEQRRLAEERLTELGFKVTFGKTTLFHDDFFSNSIEDRIEDLHEAFRDPNVKGIFTAIGGYNANQLLRYIDYDLIKENPKVLIGYSDITAILLAIYNKTGLTTYSGPHFSTFGMKAGLEFTMEYFKKAVIESEGFYLDPSETWSDDSWHLEQDDRTFHPNAGYMVIQEGEAAGTIIGGNLCTLNLLQGTEYMPSLEDSILFIEDDEESHPFSFDRDLQSLLHQPGASGIKGIVIGRFQKDSGMTEYALQEIIAAKREINGIPVIANANFGHVHPFVTVPVGSKAVMKVKNGKATIQIHS, from the coding sequence ATGAAACCTTCCCGTTTACAAGCAGGGGATGAAATTCGCGTAATTGCTCCTTCAAGAAGCTTGGCGATTGTCAAAGGGGAACAACGCAGATTGGCAGAAGAAAGATTGACTGAGCTTGGTTTTAAAGTGACATTTGGTAAAACGACTTTGTTCCATGATGACTTTTTCTCGAATTCGATTGAAGACCGGATCGAGGATTTGCATGAGGCGTTCAGGGATCCGAATGTGAAGGGGATTTTTACAGCCATCGGGGGGTATAACGCTAACCAATTGTTACGGTATATCGACTATGATTTGATTAAGGAAAATCCAAAAGTGTTGATTGGGTATAGTGATATAACCGCAATCTTATTGGCCATTTATAATAAAACAGGCTTAACTACATATTCAGGTCCTCATTTCTCGACGTTCGGGATGAAGGCTGGTCTGGAATTTACGATGGAATATTTTAAAAAGGCTGTAATTGAAAGTGAAGGCTTTTATCTTGATCCAAGCGAAACGTGGAGTGATGATTCTTGGCATTTAGAACAGGATGACCGAACTTTCCACCCGAATGCTGGATATATGGTCATTCAGGAAGGTGAAGCGGCTGGGACAATCATTGGGGGGAATCTTTGTACACTCAATCTATTACAAGGTACAGAGTACATGCCTTCATTAGAGGACAGCATCCTTTTCATAGAAGACGATGAAGAAAGCCATCCTTTCAGTTTTGATCGGGATTTACAATCCTTGCTCCATCAGCCAGGCGCAAGTGGGATTAAAGGAATCGTCATCGGCCGTTTCCAAAAGGATTCAGGAATGACTGAATATGCTTTGCAGGAAATCATCGCTGCCAAAAGGGAGATAAATGGCATACCCGTGATCGCTAATGCCAACTTTGGACATGTTCATCCATTCGTAACTGTGCCGGTTGGTTCAAAAGCGGTAATGAAAGTGAAGAACGGAAAAGCGACGATCCAGATCCATTCATGA
- a CDS encoding YjcZ family sporulation protein: protein MYGYGGNVAGPGYGYGGGGGGYGGGCCGFGSGFALIVVLFILLIIIGASFCC from the coding sequence ATGTACGGATATGGTGGAAATGTTGCAGGACCAGGGTACGGTTATGGTGGAGGTGGAGGTGGATACGGCGGTGGTTGCTGCGGATTTGGATCAGGCTTCGCATTAATCGTTGTCTTGTTCATTCTATTGATTATCATCGGTGCTTCATTCTGCTGCTAA
- a CDS encoding helix-turn-helix domain-containing protein yields the protein MKEYTVKEVSYLLGKHEETIKRWIRSGKFPNSYRNSDKEGWKIIESDLLKLNNIVPINKNEQKDDDIKSDVDEIELVKLAYQAVTLTSPTDEMLSILSVVGIKRTLEILLIMQQSVSKVKNPDGFIRKAIRENWSPSTIPTNLPNNSGKRLYDLSQQEFDNNNNQLNKQQSATVPFYNWLEE from the coding sequence TTGAAAGAATACACAGTAAAAGAGGTATCTTATCTATTAGGAAAACACGAAGAAACAATTAAGCGATGGATTCGGTCAGGGAAATTCCCCAACTCATACAGAAATAGTGATAAAGAAGGATGGAAAATTATTGAATCAGATTTATTAAAACTAAATAATATTGTCCCCATTAACAAAAACGAGCAAAAAGATGATGATATTAAATCAGATGTTGATGAAATAGAGTTAGTTAAATTAGCTTATCAAGCTGTTACGCTTACTTCTCCTACTGATGAAATGTTATCAATTTTATCAGTTGTGGGAATTAAACGCACCTTAGAAATACTTCTTATTATGCAGCAGTCCGTTTCAAAAGTTAAAAACCCTGACGGGTTTATCCGAAAAGCAATTCGAGAAAATTGGAGTCCCTCTACTATACCTACTAATTTACCAAATAATTCCGGTAAACGTTTGTATGATTTATCTCAACAAGAGTTTGATAATAATAACAATCAATTAAATAAACAACAATCAGCAACGGTTCCTTTTTACAATTGGCTTGAAGAATAA
- a CDS encoding site-specific integrase encodes MTVSSPKPQSPFYEKLLGNVDKQLLHFRDTRDSFILDKMNEMYLKYFINNVVDKPWKDHLFLLMLFYREKNSNVRYIYRIVATINRRLSHLFEYYHLTEMEEFDTETHLYQYFKGSIFKEDSDSMRSLFLKEYTTCSYTTRKWVATKILKEQQEYFQQFIFPMPSYNASDFSFTKSAKEQAQRTRKSETDVIVPLLSEIRSEGNFRLEKLERLRNAYLKACERVKLQNVVLPLDFTYDEPERVGERYYFRLWDKPSFVLNHQDQFKTSIKAAINRTGVYSDENNHYFVEFIKAEKLDEDEEAEGLWFIELFENGVVGQWTQNASDDEIKQKRELLNSWGYGEENSNRNTKPFFSTHKGILTPSTFVSIHKDKVDGVLLDVEPLYVAGTFGLLILDICTTTGARLNELLQINNSNECIRTVKVDNKLRFSFNVIPKGRDEVEAFYISEQTMKLIQRVGLMLRTHYATEKIPSVLYRGNRKQLFPKPKPYFFQYHSKALENFAIATSLRFLLHGLRFDTQEGKPVVVKTHLLRHAFATEAVQRQKIPVDIVAKFLHQRDLKITGYYSEPTPSQISQSMSDLHDIISDYIDLDEAVLRAPEELEKELEEYKEKVGVFNNVIGGTCVTNHVCPIKMACLGCQAKIPDPEKKHELLEVIELSRDMEKRYSALGLTIDVKKAKVMRKHARNELKEIELIENYREEQNYEPSIHFNK; translated from the coding sequence CTGACCGTATCATCCCCTAAACCACAATCACCTTTTTATGAGAAATTATTGGGTAATGTTGATAAACAACTTCTGCATTTTCGTGATACAAGAGATTCTTTTATTTTGGATAAAATGAATGAAATGTATCTGAAATACTTTATTAATAATGTTGTAGACAAACCTTGGAAAGATCATTTATTTCTTCTAATGTTGTTTTATAGAGAAAAAAATTCAAATGTTAGGTATATTTATCGCATCGTCGCTACTATTAACCGACGATTGAGCCATTTGTTTGAATACTATCATTTAACAGAAATGGAAGAATTCGATACGGAAACGCATTTGTACCAGTACTTTAAAGGATCTATTTTTAAAGAAGATTCAGATAGTATGAGATCGCTATTTTTAAAGGAATATACAACCTGTTCTTATACAACAAGGAAATGGGTTGCAACAAAAATACTTAAAGAACAACAAGAATACTTTCAGCAATTTATTTTTCCAATGCCTTCTTACAATGCAAGCGATTTTTCTTTTACTAAATCAGCTAAAGAACAAGCTCAAAGAACTCGAAAGAGTGAAACAGATGTTATCGTACCTTTACTCTCTGAAATTCGAAGTGAAGGGAACTTTCGTTTGGAGAAATTAGAACGACTACGGAATGCCTATTTAAAAGCGTGTGAACGAGTAAAATTACAAAACGTAGTGCTACCATTAGATTTCACTTACGATGAACCCGAACGTGTCGGTGAACGCTATTATTTTCGTCTGTGGGACAAGCCTTCATTTGTATTAAATCACCAAGACCAATTTAAGACTTCTATAAAAGCAGCAATCAATCGTACTGGAGTTTATTCAGACGAAAACAATCATTACTTCGTAGAGTTTATTAAAGCTGAAAAATTGGATGAAGATGAGGAAGCAGAGGGGCTATGGTTCATTGAACTTTTTGAAAATGGTGTTGTTGGACAATGGACTCAAAACGCCAGTGATGATGAAATAAAACAAAAACGAGAACTGCTTAATTCGTGGGGCTATGGTGAAGAAAATTCAAATAGAAATACTAAACCTTTTTTCTCTACACATAAAGGAATACTCACACCCAGCACTTTTGTTTCTATTCATAAAGACAAAGTCGACGGAGTATTGCTCGATGTAGAACCTTTATATGTAGCGGGAACATTCGGTTTATTAATACTAGATATTTGCACGACCACAGGTGCGAGACTAAATGAATTATTACAAATTAATAACTCGAATGAATGTATCCGTACAGTTAAAGTTGATAACAAATTACGTTTTTCTTTTAATGTTATTCCAAAAGGTCGTGACGAGGTTGAGGCTTTTTATATCAGCGAACAAACAATGAAACTAATTCAACGGGTTGGGCTGATGTTAAGAACTCATTATGCTACTGAAAAAATACCAAGTGTTTTATATCGTGGCAATCGAAAACAACTATTCCCTAAACCTAAACCCTATTTTTTTCAGTATCACAGTAAAGCACTTGAAAACTTTGCGATTGCGACAAGTCTTCGTTTTTTATTACACGGACTACGATTTGATACACAAGAAGGTAAACCTGTTGTAGTAAAGACACACTTATTACGTCACGCTTTTGCTACCGAAGCTGTTCAACGACAAAAGATACCGGTAGACATTGTAGCAAAGTTCTTACACCAACGCGATTTAAAAATAACCGGCTATTATTCAGAGCCTACACCAAGCCAGATTTCTCAATCAATGAGTGATTTACACGATATTATATCGGATTATATAGATCTCGATGAAGCTGTATTGCGAGCTCCCGAAGAACTTGAAAAAGAATTAGAAGAATATAAAGAAAAAGTTGGTGTTTTCAATAATGTTATAGGTGGAACGTGTGTTACAAATCACGTTTGTCCAATTAAAATGGCGTGTTTAGGTTGCCAAGCTAAGATTCCAGACCCTGAAAAGAAACACGAATTATTAGAAGTCATTGAGTTATCGAGAGATATGGAGAAGCGATATAGTGCATTGGGTTTAACAATTGATGTTAAAAAAGCAAAAGTGATGCGTAAACACGCACGCAATGAATTAAAAGAAATAGAACTCATTGAGAATTATAGAGAGGAACAAAATTATGAGCCAAGCATTCACTTCAATAAATGA